A genomic stretch from Frigoribacterium sp. PvP032 includes:
- the idi gene encoding isopentenyl-diphosphate Delta-isomerase, which translates to MTPETSVHPQALRSPVASGGDELVVLLDEAGEPCGTHLKATVHTATTPLHLAFSCHVLDDRGRVLVTRRALSKKTWPGVWTNSFCGHPAPGETPEEAVARRASQELGIEVTDVTSVLPEFRYLATDASGVVENEICPVFTARAVGVPDPSPDEVAEWAWTDPAALRDAVAATPFAFSPWLGWQLEAWPTPQG; encoded by the coding sequence ATGACACCCGAGACCTCCGTGCATCCCCAGGCGCTCCGCAGCCCCGTCGCGAGCGGCGGCGACGAGCTCGTGGTACTGCTCGACGAGGCCGGCGAGCCCTGCGGCACGCACCTCAAGGCGACTGTGCACACGGCGACGACGCCGCTGCACCTCGCCTTCAGCTGCCACGTGCTCGACGACCGCGGCCGCGTGCTCGTGACCCGTCGCGCCCTGTCGAAGAAGACCTGGCCCGGCGTCTGGACGAACTCGTTCTGCGGACACCCCGCACCGGGCGAGACCCCCGAGGAGGCGGTGGCCCGGCGCGCCTCGCAGGAGCTCGGCATCGAGGTCACGGACGTGACCAGCGTGCTGCCGGAGTTCCGGTACCTCGCGACCGACGCCTCCGGCGTGGTGGAGAACGAGATCTGCCCCGTGTTCACCGCACGCGCGGTCGGCGTGCCCGACCCGTCGCCCGACGAGGTGGCCGAGTGGGCCTGGACCGACCCGGCGGCGCTGCGCGACGCGGTCGCCGCGACGCCGTTCGCGTTCAGCCCGTGGCTCGGCTGGCAGCTCGAGGCCTGGCCGACGCCGCAGGGCTAG
- a CDS encoding polyprenyl synthetase family protein has product MSGEHQRAAAHDRQGRVDGDLVEREARDQSRVDAVLDDFFRLAKRRAESVGYRYVDLWKVLERNTSGGKRFRPRMVFTTYTALGGRDDEAAARVGAAFELLHTALIVHDDVIDRDFSRRGIPNVSGSYRDEATTAGIPTPTAEHRGMSAAVIAGDLALTGASRLLLQVPCDGPVQARLLDLLDEAVFVSAGGEMIDVELSLSDDLPTVDEILDMERAKTAVYSFEAPLQAGAVLAQAPEAVVRALGEFGREVGVAYQVVDDLLGVFGTQSDTGKTTLGDLREGKRTVLVAHAATTDDWFGIQPFIGKADLSEAEAEVVRGRLEACGARRFAEQLVEEHARRALDVLDGPDVGGALRDALAPLVQVVLERVR; this is encoded by the coding sequence GTGAGCGGTGAACACCAGCGTGCGGCGGCGCACGACCGGCAGGGCCGCGTCGACGGCGACCTCGTCGAGCGTGAGGCGCGAGACCAGTCCCGTGTCGACGCCGTGCTCGACGACTTCTTCCGGCTGGCCAAGCGCCGGGCCGAGTCGGTCGGCTACCGGTACGTCGACCTCTGGAAGGTCCTCGAGCGCAACACCAGCGGCGGCAAGCGGTTCCGCCCCCGCATGGTCTTCACGACCTACACGGCCCTCGGCGGCCGCGACGACGAGGCCGCGGCCCGCGTCGGCGCCGCCTTCGAGCTGCTGCACACCGCGCTGATCGTCCACGACGACGTCATCGACCGCGACTTCTCCCGCCGCGGCATCCCCAACGTCTCGGGCAGCTACCGCGACGAGGCGACCACGGCGGGCATCCCCACGCCGACCGCCGAGCACCGCGGCATGTCGGCCGCCGTGATCGCGGGCGACCTGGCGCTGACGGGTGCGAGCCGCCTCCTCTTGCAGGTGCCCTGCGACGGCCCGGTCCAGGCGCGTCTCCTCGACCTGCTCGACGAGGCCGTCTTCGTCAGCGCCGGCGGCGAGATGATCGACGTCGAGCTCTCGCTCTCGGACGACCTGCCGACCGTCGACGAGATCCTCGACATGGAGCGCGCGAAGACCGCCGTCTACTCGTTCGAGGCGCCGCTGCAGGCCGGCGCCGTGCTGGCCCAGGCTCCGGAGGCGGTCGTCAGGGCCCTGGGCGAGTTCGGCCGCGAGGTCGGCGTCGCGTACCAGGTCGTCGACGACCTGCTCGGCGTCTTCGGCACGCAGTCCGACACCGGCAAGACCACGCTGGGCGACCTCCGCGAGGGCAAGCGCACGGTGCTCGTCGCGCACGCGGCCACGACGGACGACTGGTTCGGCATCCAGCCCTTCATCGGCAAGGCCGACCTGTCCGAGGCCGAGGCCGAGGTGGTGCGCGGCCGGCTCGAGGCCTGCGGCGCGCGGCGCTTCGCCGAGCAGCTCGTCGAGGAACATGCGCGACGCGCCCTCGACGTGCTCGACGGGCCCGACGTCGGCGGGGCCCTGCGCGACGCGCTCGCTCCTCTCGTCCAGGTCGTGCTGGAGCGCGTGCGATGA
- a CDS encoding phytoene/squalene synthase family protein — protein sequence MTGLSLYDATADGTASGVIRRYSTSFGLASRLLGPAVRQHVENVYALVRVADEVVDGPATEAGLTADESRRCLDELEAETERAMAQGFSANLVVHAFARTARATGFGAELTRPFFESMRADLSASEHDQESFDRYVHGSAEVVGLMCLRAFLVGHSYPDSTRALLDEGATRLGAAFQKVNFLRDLAADFEHLGRSYFPGVDVTTFDEATKLRLVADIDDDLRVSGEVIPVLPASSRRAVALAHGLFAELNRRLEATPASSLIRARVRVPDPVKVRIALQATAGRVASVPDHRTPPPGASL from the coding sequence ATGACCGGTCTCTCGCTCTACGACGCGACCGCCGACGGCACCGCGTCCGGCGTCATCCGCCGCTACTCCACGTCGTTCGGGCTCGCCTCGAGGCTGCTCGGCCCGGCCGTGCGCCAGCACGTCGAGAACGTCTACGCGCTCGTGCGGGTCGCCGACGAGGTCGTCGACGGGCCGGCGACGGAGGCGGGCCTGACGGCAGACGAGTCACGTCGCTGCCTCGACGAGCTCGAGGCCGAGACCGAGCGCGCGATGGCGCAGGGCTTCAGCGCCAACCTCGTCGTGCACGCCTTCGCGCGCACCGCGCGGGCGACCGGCTTCGGCGCCGAGCTGACCCGCCCGTTCTTCGAGTCGATGCGCGCCGACCTGAGCGCGAGCGAGCACGACCAGGAGTCGTTCGACCGCTACGTGCACGGCTCGGCCGAGGTCGTCGGGCTGATGTGCCTGCGCGCTTTCCTCGTCGGCCACAGCTACCCGGACTCGACGAGGGCCCTGCTCGACGAGGGCGCCACGCGGCTCGGGGCGGCGTTCCAGAAGGTGAACTTCCTCCGCGACCTCGCGGCCGACTTCGAGCACCTGGGACGCAGCTACTTCCCCGGTGTCGACGTGACGACCTTCGACGAGGCCACGAAGCTGCGGCTCGTCGCCGACATCGACGACGACCTCCGCGTCTCGGGCGAGGTGATCCCCGTGCTGCCTGCCTCGTCGCGCCGCGCGGTGGCGCTCGCCCACGGCCTGTTCGCCGAGCTGAACCGGCGTCTCGAGGCGACCCCCGCCTCCTCGCTCATCAGGGCGCGCGTCCGCGTGCCCGATCCCGTCAAGGTGCGGATCGCGCTGCAGGCCACGGCCGGCCGCGTCGCCTCCGTCCCCGACCACCGAACCCCACCTCCTGGAGCATCCCTGTGA
- the crtI gene encoding phytoene desaturase family protein, translated as MTTPWLKRAVGDTSVERHGRRVVVIGGGISGLASAALLAREGHDVTVLEKNDQVGGRAGSWEQDGFRFDLGPSWYLMPEVFDHFFRLMGTSADEQLDLVPLDPGYRVLFEPGADGTREEPIVVPRGLEENIALFDGIEPGSGDRMRGYLRSARDTYELAKQRFLYTSFETVGPLLRGDVVVRLPKLGRLLLQDLDAFASRAVKEPRLRQILGYPAVFLGSSPFATPSMYHLMSTLDLDDGVLYPQGGLTTVIQRIAAVAEEAGVRIVTEAPVTRVLTSPGPGRSAVVRGVEHGDADGGQHVLEADVVVGAADLEHLETQLLPEGLRTYDSDYWATRDPGPSALLLYLGVEGEVPELEHHTLFFARDWHENFDRIFGDDKRIPDPPSLYVCKPSTVDPSTAPAGHTNLFVLVPLPADPALGRGDVGGDGDPLIERLADQVIEQIADWAGIPDLASRVVLRRTRGPRDFVDDVNAWSGSMLGPAHTLSQSAMFRAGNTSEHVQGLFYAGGSVRPGIGLPMCLISAEILLKNMRGDTSTGPVAEPVVGARAGAGSGVTPGASGDA; from the coding sequence GTGACGACCCCCTGGCTGAAGCGTGCCGTCGGCGACACGAGCGTCGAGCGGCACGGCCGCCGGGTGGTCGTGATCGGCGGCGGCATCTCCGGGCTCGCGAGCGCCGCGCTGCTCGCCCGCGAGGGGCACGACGTCACCGTGCTCGAGAAGAACGACCAGGTCGGCGGTCGCGCGGGCAGCTGGGAGCAGGACGGCTTCCGCTTCGACCTCGGCCCGAGCTGGTACCTGATGCCCGAGGTGTTCGACCACTTCTTCAGGCTCATGGGCACGTCGGCCGACGAGCAGCTCGACCTCGTGCCGCTCGACCCCGGGTACCGCGTGCTGTTCGAGCCCGGAGCGGACGGCACCCGAGAGGAGCCGATCGTCGTGCCGCGCGGCCTCGAGGAGAACATCGCGCTCTTCGACGGGATCGAGCCGGGCAGCGGCGACCGCATGCGCGGCTACCTGCGGTCGGCGCGCGACACCTACGAGCTCGCCAAGCAGCGGTTCCTCTACACGAGCTTCGAGACCGTCGGCCCGCTGCTGCGCGGCGACGTCGTCGTGCGGCTGCCGAAGCTCGGCCGGCTGCTGCTGCAGGATCTGGACGCGTTCGCGTCGCGCGCCGTGAAGGAGCCGCGCCTGCGGCAGATCCTCGGCTACCCGGCCGTGTTCCTCGGGTCGTCGCCCTTCGCGACCCCGAGCATGTACCACCTGATGAGCACGCTCGACCTCGACGACGGCGTGCTCTACCCGCAGGGCGGCCTGACGACGGTGATCCAGCGCATCGCGGCGGTCGCCGAGGAGGCGGGAGTCCGCATCGTCACCGAGGCTCCCGTCACCCGTGTCCTCACGTCGCCGGGGCCAGGGCGCTCCGCCGTCGTGCGCGGCGTCGAGCACGGCGACGCCGACGGCGGGCAGCACGTGCTCGAGGCCGACGTGGTCGTGGGCGCTGCCGACCTCGAGCACCTCGAGACGCAGCTGCTGCCCGAGGGGCTGCGCACCTACGACTCCGACTACTGGGCCACCCGCGACCCCGGGCCGAGCGCCCTGCTGCTGTACCTGGGCGTCGAGGGCGAGGTGCCGGAGCTCGAGCACCACACGCTGTTCTTCGCCCGCGACTGGCACGAGAACTTCGACCGCATCTTCGGCGACGACAAGCGCATCCCCGACCCGCCCTCGCTCTACGTCTGCAAGCCGAGCACGGTCGACCCGTCGACGGCGCCCGCCGGGCACACGAACCTGTTCGTGCTCGTGCCGCTGCCCGCCGACCCGGCCCTCGGCCGCGGCGACGTCGGCGGCGACGGGGACCCGCTGATCGAGCGGCTCGCCGACCAGGTGATCGAGCAGATCGCCGACTGGGCCGGGATCCCCGACCTCGCGTCGCGCGTCGTCCTTCGCCGCACGCGAGGGCCGCGCGACTTCGTCGACGACGTCAACGCGTGGAGCGGCAGCATGCTCGGCCCGGCGCACACGCTCTCGCAGAGCGCGATGTTCCGCGCCGGCAACACCTCCGAGCACGTGCAGGGCCTGTTCTACGCGGGCGGGTCGGTGCGACCGGGCATCGGCCTGCCGATGTGCCTGATCAGCGCCGAGATCCTGCTCAAGAACATGCGCGGCGACACGAGCACGGGGCCGGTGGCCGAGCCGGTCGTGGGCGCGCGCGCGGGCGCGGGATCCGGGGTCACGCCCGGCGCGAGCGGCGACGCCTGA
- a CDS encoding lycopene cyclase domain-containing protein, with product MGFAYLIALLISIFGMAMLDRRFGLFFWRDGWRAFVTLLVGVVFFLIWDIVGIDAGVFFRGETSFMTGVQLAPELPVEEVFFLVLLCWLTMNLLAGSRLVLDALERRRAASAAISTGGDRS from the coding sequence ATGGGCTTCGCGTACCTGATCGCCCTGCTGATCTCGATCTTCGGCATGGCGATGCTCGACCGGCGCTTCGGCCTGTTCTTCTGGCGGGACGGCTGGCGTGCGTTCGTCACGCTGCTCGTCGGTGTCGTGTTCTTCCTCATCTGGGACATCGTCGGCATCGACGCGGGCGTCTTCTTCCGCGGCGAGACGTCGTTCATGACGGGCGTGCAGCTGGCGCCCGAGCTGCCCGTCGAAGAGGTCTTCTTCCTCGTGCTGCTCTGCTGGCTCACGATGAACCTGCTCGCCGGCTCGCGCCTCGTGCTCGACGCGCTCGAGCGACGCCGGGCCGCGTCGGCCGCCATCTCGACGGGTGGTGACCGCTCGTGA
- a CDS encoding lycopene cyclase domain-containing protein, translated as MTYWAINAVFLGLVAVTAGAALLLSWARTRSTRASSARGSLAPVVRAAGLSTAVLLVMTAVFDNVMIGVGLVGYDESRISGAFVGIAPLEDFAYAVAALVLLPSVWTLLGSRRETEAAKAARASRRAGSGAGTSTADAEEAR; from the coding sequence GTGACCTACTGGGCGATCAACGCGGTGTTCCTCGGGCTCGTGGCCGTGACGGCGGGGGCCGCGCTGCTGCTGAGCTGGGCGCGCACCCGGTCGACCCGCGCCTCCTCAGCCCGTGGCTCGCTCGCGCCCGTGGTGCGCGCCGCCGGTCTCTCGACGGCGGTGCTGCTCGTGATGACGGCCGTCTTCGACAACGTCATGATCGGCGTCGGGCTCGTCGGCTACGACGAGTCGCGGATCAGCGGCGCCTTCGTCGGCATCGCTCCGCTCGAGGACTTCGCCTACGCGGTCGCGGCGCTCGTGCTGCTGCCGAGCGTCTGGACGCTGCTCGGGTCGCGCCGCGAGACGGAGGCCGCGAAGGCCGCGAGGGCGTCCCGTCGCGCCGGCAGCGGCGCCGGCACCAGCACGGCAGACGCCGAGGAGGCGCGGTGA
- a CDS encoding prenyltransferase — protein sequence MTATLRALFWSSRPLSWINTAFPFAAAYILTAASAPQVVADGAYVPLSQVQQATAEGTSATIVFSGPSPAFDFAQVDWLVAVVGILFFLVPYNLAMYGINDVFDYESDLRNPRKGGVEGALLDRSMHRTTLWAAVLTCLPFVLFLVAVGSPLSWLVLAVSLFAVVAYSAKGLRFKERPFVDSVTSSTHFVSPAVYGLVLAGATFTPQLWALLGAFFLWGAASHAFGAVQDVIADREGGIASIATVIGARTTVRLAVVAYLLAGILLTFTDAPGPFAAIIPVAYALNCAPWWNITDAEAEGANKGWKRFLWLNFVSGFVTTMLLIGWVALR from the coding sequence GTGACCGCGACCCTGAGGGCCCTGTTCTGGTCGTCCCGGCCCCTCAGCTGGATCAACACGGCGTTCCCGTTCGCGGCGGCGTACATACTGACCGCGGCCAGTGCGCCGCAGGTCGTGGCCGACGGCGCGTACGTGCCGCTCTCGCAGGTGCAGCAGGCGACGGCTGAGGGCACCTCGGCCACCATCGTCTTCAGCGGGCCGAGCCCCGCCTTCGACTTCGCGCAGGTTGACTGGCTCGTCGCGGTCGTCGGGATCCTGTTCTTCCTGGTGCCGTACAACCTCGCGATGTACGGCATCAACGACGTCTTCGACTACGAGAGCGACCTGCGGAACCCGCGCAAGGGCGGGGTCGAGGGCGCCCTGCTCGACCGGAGCATGCACCGCACGACCCTCTGGGCGGCCGTGCTCACGTGCCTGCCGTTCGTGCTGTTCCTCGTGGCGGTGGGCAGCCCGCTCAGCTGGCTGGTGCTCGCCGTCAGCCTGTTCGCGGTCGTGGCCTACTCGGCGAAGGGCCTGCGCTTCAAGGAGCGACCGTTCGTCGACTCAGTCACGTCGAGCACGCACTTCGTCAGCCCGGCCGTCTACGGCCTCGTGCTCGCCGGGGCCACCTTCACCCCGCAGCTCTGGGCGCTGCTCGGGGCGTTCTTCCTCTGGGGCGCGGCCAGCCACGCCTTCGGCGCCGTGCAGGACGTCATCGCCGACCGCGAGGGCGGCATCGCGTCGATCGCGACCGTGATCGGCGCCCGCACCACGGTCCGGCTCGCGGTGGTCGCCTACCTGCTCGCGGGCATCCTGCTCACCTTCACCGACGCTCCCGGCCCGTTCGCAGCGATCATCCCCGTGGCGTACGCCCTCAACTGCGCCCCCTGGTGGAACATCACCGACGCCGAGGCCGAGGGCGCGAACAAGGGCTGGAAGCGGTTCCTCTGGCTCAACTTCGTGTCGGGCTTCGTCACGACGATGCTGCTGATCGGGTGGGTGGCCCTGCGCTAG
- a CDS encoding MarR family winged helix-turn-helix transcriptional regulator: MDRRSSDDDPRTAAPGPEDDQPTRDDDRPVGWWLTRVERLLDQRFAEALDEHGVTRRQWQVLEALERGVQPGADESLAAASGSTASADGPADDDQSLVDDLGELVESGWVAVETDGLGASRHSLTERGTAAHAKLRDVVLGIGADAFAGVTADDRETALRVLRRAAANLGG, from the coding sequence ATGGACCGACGGAGCTCCGACGACGACCCGCGCACGGCTGCGCCAGGGCCAGAGGACGACCAGCCGACGCGCGACGACGACCGGCCGGTCGGCTGGTGGCTGACCCGGGTAGAGAGGCTGCTCGACCAGCGGTTCGCCGAGGCGCTCGACGAACACGGCGTGACGCGCCGTCAGTGGCAGGTGCTCGAGGCCCTCGAGCGCGGCGTCCAGCCCGGCGCCGACGAGTCCCTCGCGGCTGCGAGCGGCTCGACCGCGTCGGCGGACGGACCGGCCGACGACGACCAGTCGCTGGTCGACGACCTCGGCGAGCTCGTCGAGAGCGGCTGGGTCGCGGTCGAGACCGACGGCCTCGGCGCCAGCCGCCACTCGCTCACCGAGCGGGGCACGGCGGCGCACGCGAAGCTGCGCGACGTGGTGCTCGGCATCGGCGCGGACGCCTTCGCCGGCGTCACTGCCGACGACCGCGAGACGGCGCTGCGCGTGCTGCGGAGGGCCGCCGCCAACCTCGGCGGATGA
- a CDS encoding glycosyltransferase 87 family protein — protein sequence MSSRAPWTTASSSRRAREGLGHLGRVWELFRQQPRAIWWTFAALHAAVFVALTPLMLRGGAEGDLPLYRTWATGALSEGRWPVMDFAWVYPAGALLPVVLPNVLGESLYQLVWLVLVTAANAASLWLLTDRGRRTVDAPAAWWWLLVLFLLSPVAFLRLEAFSAPAVVAALLLLATRPRVAGALLAAATWVKVWPAAVIAAVVVASRGRAAVVRACLWVTLVVVAVVAVGGGLSSVDSFVTMQSDRALQLEAPLATPWLWMAMLGLPGASVYENVGLATREVMGPGDTWAVHGSTQAMGVVMIALVGLLAVAAAGRARAGRSQAGRAGRSSPDDSGSGTSTGTGTGHESRLVLLGALTLTITLIVFNKVGSPQYVLWIAPVVAAGLWADAAAFRTPARIVAWAAGLTTLVFPVLYLPLIDLNPVAVAVLGARNVLLVALFGWCVLRLVEEAMAAWGRELPPRWWSRRVRSVPVAVLADATAASSAPSLPVVHSRGRRPSS from the coding sequence GTGAGCTCGCGAGCGCCCTGGACCACCGCCTCCTCGTCCCGTCGCGCCCGCGAGGGCCTGGGCCACCTGGGCCGGGTCTGGGAGCTGTTCCGCCAGCAGCCCCGCGCGATCTGGTGGACCTTCGCGGCCCTGCACGCCGCCGTCTTCGTCGCCCTGACCCCGCTGATGCTGCGAGGAGGCGCGGAGGGCGACCTGCCCCTGTACCGCACCTGGGCCACCGGAGCCCTCAGCGAAGGGCGCTGGCCCGTCATGGACTTCGCCTGGGTCTACCCGGCCGGCGCGCTGCTGCCCGTCGTGCTGCCGAACGTGCTGGGCGAGTCGCTCTACCAGCTCGTCTGGCTCGTGCTGGTGACCGCGGCGAACGCCGCCTCCCTCTGGCTGCTCACCGACCGCGGACGCCGCACGGTCGACGCCCCGGCGGCGTGGTGGTGGCTGCTCGTGCTGTTCCTGCTGAGCCCGGTCGCGTTCCTCAGGCTCGAGGCGTTCAGCGCCCCCGCCGTGGTCGCGGCCCTGCTGCTGCTCGCCACCCGGCCCCGCGTCGCCGGCGCCCTGCTCGCCGCGGCGACCTGGGTGAAGGTCTGGCCGGCGGCCGTCATCGCGGCGGTCGTGGTCGCGAGCCGAGGCCGTGCGGCCGTCGTGCGGGCCTGCCTCTGGGTGACGCTCGTCGTCGTCGCGGTCGTCGCCGTCGGGGGCGGCCTCTCGTCGGTCGACAGCTTCGTCACGATGCAGTCCGACCGGGCGCTGCAGCTCGAGGCGCCGCTCGCGACCCCGTGGCTGTGGATGGCGATGCTGGGGTTGCCGGGCGCCTCCGTGTACGAGAACGTCGGCCTCGCGACCCGAGAGGTGATGGGGCCGGGCGACACCTGGGCGGTGCACGGCAGCACACAGGCCATGGGCGTCGTGATGATCGCGCTCGTCGGGCTGCTGGCGGTCGCGGCGGCCGGGCGGGCACGGGCCGGTCGTTCCCAGGCGGGTCGTGCCGGGCGCAGCTCCCCTGACGACAGCGGCAGCGGCACAAGCACCGGAACCGGCACCGGGCACGAGTCGCGCCTCGTCCTGCTGGGCGCGCTGACGCTCACGATCACGCTGATCGTCTTCAACAAGGTGGGCTCGCCCCAGTACGTCCTGTGGATCGCGCCGGTCGTCGCGGCGGGCCTGTGGGCGGATGCCGCCGCGTTCCGCACCCCGGCGCGGATCGTCGCGTGGGCGGCCGGGCTGACGACGCTGGTGTTCCCCGTGCTGTACCTGCCGTTGATCGACCTGAACCCCGTGGCCGTGGCGGTGCTCGGTGCGCGCAACGTGCTGCTGGTCGCGCTCTTCGGCTGGTGCGTGCTGCGCCTGGTCGAGGAGGCGATGGCCGCGTGGGGCCGTGAGCTCCCGCCCCGCTGGTGGTCGCGACGGGTGCGGTCGGTCCCCGTCGCCGTCCTGGCGGACGCGACCGCCGCCTCCTCGGCCCCTTCGCTGCCCGTCGTCCACAGCCGGGGTCGTCGTCCCTCCTCCTGA
- a CDS encoding YtxH domain-containing protein, giving the protein MKGKILFVAGAAVGYVLGARAGRGAYVKIKSQAESLWENPSVQKTVHQAEGFVKENAPVVGKKLQDAAGDAASRAKSVASKASDKADDVKDNAKSAASDAARSDSEGAAKLPGVNVGE; this is encoded by the coding sequence ATGAAGGGCAAGATCCTCTTCGTCGCCGGAGCAGCTGTGGGCTACGTGCTGGGAGCACGTGCCGGACGCGGGGCCTACGTCAAGATCAAGTCGCAGGCCGAGAGCCTGTGGGAGAACCCCTCCGTGCAGAAGACGGTCCACCAGGCCGAGGGCTTCGTCAAGGAGAACGCCCCGGTCGTGGGCAAGAAGCTGCAGGACGCCGCCGGCGACGCCGCCTCGAGGGCCAAGTCCGTCGCCTCGAAGGCGTCCGACAAGGCCGACGACGTGAAGGACAACGCCAAGAGCGCCGCGTCCGACGCTGCCCGCTCCGACAGCGAGGGCGCCGCGAAGCTGCCCGGGGTGAACGTCGGTGAGTGA
- a CDS encoding phage holin family protein yields MSDLKAPEQSTKKSLGSLLGSLPELISRLVRGEIQLAKTELVTKLKEAGVGAGLLVGAALFGFFLLAVLITAGVLGLATVVAPWLAALIVAAVLLVITGVLALLGVKALKKGVPPVPQQAVDSVKADVAALKGTSTKGTSTKGASD; encoded by the coding sequence GTGAGTGACCTCAAGGCACCGGAACAGAGCACCAAGAAGTCGCTCGGCTCGCTGCTCGGCAGCCTGCCCGAGCTCATCTCTCGTCTCGTCAGGGGCGAGATCCAGCTCGCCAAGACCGAGCTCGTCACCAAGCTGAAGGAGGCGGGGGTCGGCGCAGGGCTGCTGGTCGGCGCCGCGCTCTTCGGCTTCTTCCTGCTCGCCGTGCTGATCACCGCCGGCGTGCTGGGGCTCGCCACCGTGGTGGCGCCGTGGCTGGCCGCGCTGATCGTGGCGGCCGTGCTGTTGGTGATCACCGGCGTGCTCGCGCTGCTGGGCGTGAAGGCGCTCAAGAAGGGCGTCCCGCCCGTGCCACAGCAGGCCGTCGACAGCGTCAAGGCCGACGTGGCCGCGCTGAAGGGGACCAGCACCAAGGGCACGAGCACCAAGGGGGCGAGCGACTGA
- a CDS encoding DUF3618 domain-containing protein: MSDDKSEQKPGPREGASIPEIELDIARTREQFKETLDAIEDKLSVPAHARRLKASVKRRLDDDPAPVIATAAAGVAGVAAIVAGVVKIARR, translated from the coding sequence ATGAGCGACGACAAGAGCGAGCAGAAGCCCGGTCCTCGCGAGGGCGCGAGCATCCCCGAGATCGAGCTGGACATCGCTCGCACCCGCGAGCAGTTCAAGGAGACCCTCGACGCCATCGAGGACAAGCTGAGCGTGCCGGCTCACGCCCGGCGGCTCAAGGCGAGCGTGAAGCGTCGTCTCGACGACGACCCGGCGCCCGTGATCGCCACGGCGGCCGCGGGGGTGGCCGGCGTCGCCGCGATCGTCGCCGGCGTCGTCAAGATCGCCCGCCGCTGA